The sequence GTTGGCCGGCTGATAGGAAAACAGAGATCCAGCCCCGTTCAGGATCAGGTCAAGCCCGCGCTGGGTTGCCTCTAGGGTTTTTATGTCTCTCCAGGACCGTAGACAGGAAAAAAACAGGGTATGCAGCTTGCGGGCTGTCAGCTCGGTTTTTTCCTTGTAGTCATTGATGTCGTAGGTGGTGATAACCTCCCGTTCCGGTGCTTGTCCCGGCTGTCCGGTGCGCAGCACAATCCGGACATCGGTATTGCCAAGTCCGTTCCGGATCCATTGAGCCAGGTCCAGGCCGGCGTGCTCTGTCTCCATCACGACATCCAGCAGGATAACGGCGATATCGCTGCGCAATTCGAGTATTTTGCGTGCCTCGGCTGCGGACATGGCGTTGATAATTTCAAGAGGGCGGTCTGCGAACCGGAATCCGGCTAGGGCTAGCTCTGTAACGCGGTGCACCTCGGGCTCGTCATCGACAATCAGAACCGGCCAGCCGTTTGCAACGGTGGATGTGGCCTCGTCTGCCCCCTGTTTCTTTTTCTTTCGCGGAGACTTCGGGCTGAGCATGGGGGATTTTCCGGTCATGGTACATGGCCCTCCTCGTGAGGGGTCAGGGACGGCAGGATAATCCTGAAAGACAGTCCCTCTCCGGGTGGGCTGCTGTAGTGCATTTGCCCTCCCAGAGCTCCGGTCACAATGTTGTAGACAATATGCAGGCCCAGCCCGGTTCCACCGCTGCCGCGCTTCGTCGTAAAAAAGGGTTCGGTCAGGCGGGGCAGGTGTTCAGGGCTGACGCCGGTGCCGTTATCCGACACGGTGATCTCTGCCATGCCTGTTCCCGGCGTTTCTTGGCGGGCCGCAATCCATACCGTGTTGCCATCTTTCTTTTCGGGAAAGGCATGGGTCAGGGCGTTCATAACTAGGTTGGTCATAACTTGCCCTAATGGACCCGGATGTGTGGACAGGCTGATGTCATCTGGAATATCCGTTTCCACGCGAACCCCAGACTGGCGGATTCGCGGTGTCAGGCTGACAACAACATCCTTAATATGCTGTTTCAGATTGACCTTGCGGATTTCTTCGCTGGAGCTGTTGGTGGCAATATTCTTGAAGGATCGTACCAGTTCGGCAGCGCGTTCGATGTTTCCTAGAACCATCCGGATGGTTTCTTTTGCGCCACTCATGAAGTTTTCGAAGGTCTCGGAGTCCAAGTCTTCGCGCTCATAGCACGCTTCCAGCTCGCTGATGGACTCATCCAGAAGCGAGGCTGCGGTCAACCCAACGCCAACGGGGGTGTTGATTTCATGGGCAATGCCGCTGACTAGGCTGCCAAGGGATGCAAGCTTTTCAGATTCTACCAGTTCTTTCTGGGTGCGTTGCAGGTCTTCTAGGCTCTTGCGCAGGGCTGCGTTGGCTGTCTGTGCGGCGTGGTGGGCGTCCCTGATCTCGATTTCAACCTGTATGCGTTTGGTCATGTCGGTGCATGTGATCACCGTGCCCCCGATATCGTGCGGCATTGGAATACCTTCCAGTTCCACGATATGGCCGTTATGTCGTTGCAGGGCAAGGCTGAAGGGAACGTAACGGCCTTTTTCATCCTGTACGGCTTGTGGAAGGGGGGCTAGGTCCTGCCCGCTTTTTCCACTTTGTGTAATGGAGAGCAGGGGCGTGCCAATGGTACTGCACCGCGCGGGCAGACCAAGGATTTTCAGAAATTGAGGGTTGCACAGTGCCAGCTGGTTGTCCGCATCAAAGCATCCGACGCCACGACTGATGTTATTGAGGACAGCCTCCATCAGGGCGCTTTGCACCTGGATCTGGTGTGTGCGTTCCTCGATCTGACGTTCTAGGGATTCGTTGAGAAGCCGCAGCTCTTCTTCTGCTTCACGCCGCAGCTTTGCTTGCCATACGGTGCCAAGAACATCGCAGAGATAGGTGGCAAAAGCACGCTCTTCTGCGCTCCAGGTTGGTCTTGGTGTTTCGGTTGTCATGCCAAAAAGCCCAATAACCCGACCGTTTGAGTAGATATGGGCCCCGAGATGGGCTTGGCTTTGTGCCGAGATGGCGCCGGCCTTAATCATAACGGACAGGGGGGCACGGTGTTCGGGCATGGTCAGGATTGTCAGCCGCTGTCGGTCCAGATCATGAATATAGTCCGGAAGCAGGGAGACCTGAAAAGGAGCGCAGCGGCCATGACCCTCTTCCATCGGGGCATACATATCCTGGCACATCAATTCACTGCGGCTTTCGTTGTAAAGCCATATTCCGGCCTGTTCCACCTCTAGTGACGTGACAGCCAGTTCGGTCATACTGCGGGCGGCTTCCACGAAAGAGCCATTGGAAATGGACGAATGGCGTGGCACAACCTGCATTGCGTTCATCATGCGCCGCAATGGCTCTGCAACAGCTCTGGAGGACCGATCTGGAACAGGCATCAGGAACACGCACCCTGCCGGACAAGACCATGCGTGCACATGGTCTGGTTCACTATGCGGTTCTGTTTTGTATCAGGCAAATAACGCCCGGAAGGTTCTTTCAGTATGGGCAAAAGCCGGAATTGGTAAAAAGTGTGGACGAAAAGCCATATTCGGGGTTCTATGGAGCCATTCAGGCCCAATGCCCCTGTGTTGCAGCGCGGTATGTTGTGTGTCCAGGATACGTTCGTGCCGGTCCCGTGGTCAAAGAGCTTGACCGCGCGGCGGTTTTTTAACATTTATGTGATGCAGTTTTACTGGCACGTGCCAAATCAGGAGCAAGAATGTCCAAGGAAGATTCCCTCGAGTTTATGGGAGAAGTCACAGAGCTGCTGTCTAACGCCATGTTTCGTGTGAAGCTCGACAACGATCACGAAATTATTGCCCACACATCCGGGCGCATGCGGAAGAACAGAATCCGTGTCCTGAAGGGTGACCGCGTTACGGTCGAGATGACCCCCTACGACCTCGATAAAGGTCGTATTACGTTCCGCTTCAAATAGGCATGCTGGTTTTGCAGGAAGAGCGGCCGGTGTCTGGCATGGATAGGTCGTGCATGCCGTCGCCCCTTGTTTTGGCCTCTGCATCTCCTCGTCGCCTTGATCTTTTGTCCCGTATTGGCTTGGTGCCTGCGGTTGTTGATCCCGCTGAAATCGACGAAACCCCCCTGAAGCAAGAAGGGCCTCGGCCGTATGCCCTTCGTTTGGCCCGTGCCAAGGCCGAAGCTGTTGCGCCACGCCATCACGGGGCCTTTGTGCTTGCCGCGGATACGGTTGTGGCGTGTGGGGCGCGTATTCTGCCAAAAGCAGAAGATGCGGATACGGCGCGTCGTTGCCTGTCCCTGTTGTCCGGGCGCCGTCACCGCGTCTACACCGGTGTCTGTGTGGTGGCCCCCGATGGCCGTCTGGCCTTGCGTGTTGTCCAGACTGTCGTTGGTTTTGCGGTTCTTTCGCCTGATCGTGTGCAACAGTATATTGATTCCGGTGAATGGGACGGGAAGGCCGGTGGTTACGCTATCCAAGGCATGGCCGAGGTCTTTGTGACGGGTTTGCACGGGTCTTGGTCCAATGTTGTGGGGCTGCCCTTGCGCGAGACAGATTGTCTTCTGGGTGGCTTGGGTTTTCGCCGGGGGTAAGGCTGATGGCAGCGTCCGGACGTGTGGCCTTGGTCAGTCGTAGTCCGGGGGAGACACGGATTGCTCTTGTCGAGGGTGGGTCTGTGGTTGAGATTCACCTTTTCCGCGACTGCCGTCCGGTGGTCGGGTCTATCGTTCCGGGTCTTGTGATTCAGCATTTGCCAGCCTGCCAAGCGGTTCTGGTTGATATTGGGGCGGAGGATCCGGGGTTCTTGCCTGTAAAGGGTAGCCCCGGTCGCCCTCCGTTGCCTGAAGGAACCCGGCTTCCGGTGCAGGTTGTGCACGAACCCCGGCGGGGAAAAGGCGCGCGGCTTGGCTTGGATGTGTCTATTGCCGGGCATGGCCTTATTCTGACTCCGTCCCGTCCGGGGCTTACGTTTTCTTCCAGTCTTCGTGATCCTGGGCAAAGGGAGCTGTTGCAGGCGTGCCTTTTGCCCGTCCTCTGTGCCGGGGAGGGGCTTGTTGTACGTCCCGAAGCCTGCTCCATGCAGCCAGATGCCCTGATCCGGGAGCTTGATACTCTGAGAGCACGCTACCAGTCTGTTCTGGCGGGCGGCACGGATTGTCCCTTGCCTTTGTCTGTTGCGTTGTCAGGCCGGCATGTTGAGGACGTTGTGTGTGACGATGCCGACCTTCTTCTGAAGATGCGTTCTGCTGGCTTTACTGTGCGTCTCTGGGATGGTCCGGGGTCCTTGTTGTCGACGATGGATTGTGATGCTGTTCTTGGGGGGGCACTTGCGCGACGTGTCCCTCTTGGTGCCAAGGGGTGTTTGTGGATTGAGCCAACAGCCGCGCTGACAGCCATTGACGTTGACTCAGGCGGGGATAATCCTGATGAGGTCAATGTCCGTGCTGTTGCCGAGATCGCGCGGCAGATTCGGTTGCGTGCCTTGGCCGGGATGATCGTTGTTGATTTTATTGCCCCGCAACGCGGTGGGGCCCGCCCTGCTAAGAAAGCCTTGGCCCAGGCATTGGAAGACGCTTTGTCTATGGATTGCGTTCCCTCAACGGTATTGGGTGTCTCGGGGCTGGGGCTTGTGGAAATTCGTCGGGACCGGACCCGGACTCCTCTTGGGGAAATCATATTATCCCCCGCGCAGGGGGGGGAGGCGGACATCCTGCCTGAAACCAGTGCGCTGGACAGCCTGCGTGCTGCACTTGACGTGCTGCGTTCAACCCGGGCTGCGCGTGTTTCTCTCAGGGTATCCCCTGTTCTTCATGCCTTGTTAACAGGGCGCCTTGCTCCGGCCTTGGAAGAGGCTGGGCGCAAGGCGGGCTCTCCTGTTGGCTTGGAGATTGTTCCTTCTTACCCAGCCAGCCGTTACGAGGTTGCATAATGTCCAGTTCCTCTGATGACCCCCGGCCTGTCACGTGTGTCGAGCCTGTTCGTGTGTCGGCAGCCTGTTGCCCTGAGTGCAGGAAGCCTGTTGATAAGCGTTATCGGCCTTTCTGTTCCAAGCGTTGTGCTGATGTTGATTTGCATCGCTGGATGAGTGAAAGCTACCGTGTTCCTGTGCTGGATGCGCCAGAGCAGGCAGGCGATGCAGGTGCTTCGCTTGAAGATAAAAAAGAAAACGAATTGTGAAAACAGGCTGGACAGGAAGAACTTAATTTCCTATAAGCGTGCTCCCGACGCACTGGTTGTCTTAGAAAGAAAACTGGTTTGTGTTTAAAAGGGCCCAGATAGCTCAGTTGGTAGAGCATGCGACTGAAAATCGCAGTGTCGGTGGTTCGATCCCGCCTCTGGGCACCATTGCAGCCCCTGAAACCAAAATGGTTTCAGGGGCTTTTCGCTGATCTTGCCTATAGCGCACGTTGTTATCGATCCCGCTCGTAGCGTGGGGCATGTGCTTTTCAGCACGTATTATCTTGGATCAGGCAGGCTTCATTTCACTCTTTTCCATGAAAAAAGAGGGGGGTGGTGGTTGCATGTAGTTTTTTCCATCCTTTATGATCGAATAGACTTGGGGCTTGGCCGTATCGTGATGATTGGCCACGGGAGATTATAGGCTCTTCAAGCATATCTTTTTACGACGCATATCATTTTTCGTTAGCGCCGATATTGCATGCATAATAACAAAATGGGCGCCCGGAATTATCGATGCAGCCAAAAGAGCTTGCGATCCGGGAACGTGTTACGCTTGATCAGCGCTTACAGACCGAAGCAGGAATGAAGACCATGGTTCAGGAAGGCGATAGGCCGGATTTCTAGCCTGCTCTTCTTTCTCTTTATGGGATCTAGGGCCAAGCCACCATACTGCCCCCCCCCGGGGTGTACAAAGAGAATCCGAAATTTCTTCATACGCTTACGTCCAAGAAAAAGAGCAAGCCCTTTCTCTATACAGGGCTTGCTCTAATTTTGTAGGGTGTTTCCGTATCAGTGGTGCTGGATAATCTGGCTGAGAAACTGTTTGGTCCGCTCTTCCTGTGGGCTGTTGAACAGCTGTTGAGGAGGGGCCATTTCAACAATCGTACCGTCAGCCATGAAAACAACCGTATCCGCCACCGAGCGGGCAAAGCCCATTTCATGGGTGACGCACACCATGGTCATGCCTTCCTGCGCAAGCTCTGTCATGACATCCAGAACTTCCTTGATCATTTCAGGATCCAAAGCTGACGTCGGTTCGTCAAAGAGCATAATGTCCGGCTTCATGCACAGCGCGCGGGCAATGGCGACGCGCTGTTGCTGTCCTCCTGACAACTGGCCGGGGTATTTGTTGGCCTGATCGGGAATCTTGACGCGTCCCAGATAGTACATGGCCACATCCACGGCTTCCTTACGGGGAACCTTTTTGACCCACGTTGGTGCCAAGACAAGGTTCTCCAGAACCGTCAGATGCGGGAACAGATTAAAGGACTGGAACACCATGCCAACATCGCGTCGGATGGCCTCAATCGCACGGACATCATTGGTCAGTTCTGTGCCGTTGACCATGATGACACCTGCCTGATGTTCTTCTAGGCGATTGATGCAGCGGATCATGGTTGACTTCCCCGATCCCGAAGGACCGCAGACAACAACGCGTTCACCTTTGCGGATCACAAGGTTGATATCACGCAGGACATGAAACTGACCGTACCATTTATTGACGTTGGTCAGGCTAATCACGATTTCCTCACCGGGTTTGCGCTGGGACGCGGCGTTGGTGGAGGTGTTATGGTCGCTCATCGGCGAACTCCCGTATTCAGGTGACGCTCCAGATACAGGCTGTAGCGGGACATGAAGAAGCTGAAGGCGAAGTAAATCAAGGCTGTAAAGACGTATGCCTCTACGTAGAACGGGCGCCATGCTGGATCGGTCATGGCTGTTTTTGCTGTGGTCAACAGGTCATACAGCCCGATAATGATAACCAGCGATGTATCCTTGAACATGGAAATAAACTGGTTCACCAGTGGCGGAATAACAATGCGGATAGCCTGGGGCAGGATGATCAACCGTGTCTTCTGCCAGTAGCCGAGTCCAAGGGCATCAGCGGCTTCATACTGCCCTCGTGGCAACGACTGAAGCCCGCCACGAATGGCCTCTGCCAGATAGGCGCCTGTGAACAGGGTAATGCCAACAAGGGCGCGGAGTAGTTTATCGATCGTTGTTCCTTCGGGCAGGAACAGCGGCAGCATGACTGATGCCATAAATAAGACGGAAATCAGCGGCACACCGCGAATTAGTTCAATGTAGATAACGCTGATTGACTTGATGATCGGTAGTTCCGAGCGTCTGCCAAGGGCAGCCAGAACACCAATAGGAAACGCCAGTCCAATACCGATGACAGACAGGAGAAGCGTCAGAGGCAGGCCACCCCAGCGATCATTGCTGACCCGGGTCATGCCCAGAATGCCACCCCACATCAGTATGGCGCACAGGGGGAGTGTTACGACCCACACCAGAGCCAAGGTAGGGCCCCAGAAACGTGGATTGCAGGTTACGGCCAGTGCGATGATGAAGAGAACCGTAGCCGTGATCGGGCGCCAATGCTCTTCATATGGGTAAAGGCCAAACAGTATAAAGCGGTGTTTCTGTTCAATGACCGCCCAGCACGCACCAGCTCCGGAGACTTTGCAGGCATCCGGTGTTGCAGAAGACCAGATGGCATTGACGAAAGCCCAGTTCAGCAGTCCAGGCACGATCTGCACCAACAGTCCCAAGCATAGAAGGGTCATGATGGTGTTGGATGTCGAACTGAAAAGATTTTGCCGTGCCCACCCCAAGACATGCATAGAACGCATTTGGGGTGAACTTGGGTAAACACTGACCGGTTCTTCGATGTGGGAAAGGGCATCGCCCGGACGCGGGTCTCGTTCGGTATTCATCACCGTCCTCCCCGCAATGCTATATGACTGTTGTACCAGTTCATAAAGGCCGAAATGCTTAAGGATATTGTCAGATACACTGCCATGATTATGGCAACCCCCTCTACGGCTTGGCCGGTTTGGTTGATTGCCGTATTTGCAACGCTGACAAGATCAGGGTAGCCAATGGCAACAGCCAAGGAGGAGTTCTTGACGAGGTTCAGATACTGGCTCGTCAAGGGTGGGATGATGACGCGCAACGCCTGTGGAAGCAGGATAAGCCTCATCACGCGAGACCGTTTAAGGCCCAAGGCGACGGCAGCTTCGGTTTGCCCCCAAGGAACAGCACTGATACCGCCGCGGACAATCTCGGCGATAAAGGTGCCCGTGTACAAGGTCAGTCCAGTCAGGAGCGCTGTAAATTCGGGAGACAGATTAGCCCCGCCCCGGAAGTTGAAGCCCCGCAGGACGGGGGTGCTGATTTCGGTCGGTGCACCGCCTGCCAGCCATCCCAATACCGGGAAAATAATCATCAGCCCCAAGGCGGGCAGCAAGACCCCCGGGCGTTGACCGGTTGCATTTTGTATGCGTGTGGCGCGTACATTAAGGAAGAAAGCAACAACAAGGGCGGCAAAAAAGCCAACGACGGCGATGGTGTGTCCGGTTTCCCAGACAGGCCATGGAATTTTTATGCCACGGTTCGAAAGGAAAACGCCTTCCAGCGGCT comes from Haematospirillum jordaniae and encodes:
- a CDS encoding DNA gyrase inhibitor YacG, translating into MSSSSDDPRPVTCVEPVRVSAACCPECRKPVDKRYRPFCSKRCADVDLHRWMSESYRVPVLDAPEQAGDAGASLEDKKENEL
- a CDS encoding ribonuclease E/G; translated protein: MAASGRVALVSRSPGETRIALVEGGSVVEIHLFRDCRPVVGSIVPGLVIQHLPACQAVLVDIGAEDPGFLPVKGSPGRPPLPEGTRLPVQVVHEPRRGKGARLGLDVSIAGHGLILTPSRPGLTFSSSLRDPGQRELLQACLLPVLCAGEGLVVRPEACSMQPDALIRELDTLRARYQSVLAGGTDCPLPLSVALSGRHVEDVVCDDADLLLKMRSAGFTVRLWDGPGSLLSTMDCDAVLGGALARRVPLGAKGCLWIEPTAALTAIDVDSGGDNPDEVNVRAVAEIARQIRLRALAGMIVVDFIAPQRGGARPAKKALAQALEDALSMDCVPSTVLGVSGLGLVEIRRDRTRTPLGEIILSPAQGGEADILPETSALDSLRAALDVLRSTRAARVSLRVSPVLHALLTGRLAPALEEAGRKAGSPVGLEIVPSYPASRYEVA
- a CDS encoding amino acid ABC transporter ATP-binding protein, whose translation is MSDHNTSTNAASQRKPGEEIVISLTNVNKWYGQFHVLRDINLVIRKGERVVVCGPSGSGKSTMIRCINRLEEHQAGVIMVNGTELTNDVRAIEAIRRDVGMVFQSFNLFPHLTVLENLVLAPTWVKKVPRKEAVDVAMYYLGRVKIPDQANKYPGQLSGGQQQRVAIARALCMKPDIMLFDEPTSALDPEMIKEVLDVMTELAQEGMTMVCVTHEMGFARSVADTVVFMADGTIVEMAPPQQLFNSPQEERTKQFLSQIIQHH
- the infA gene encoding translation initiation factor IF-1 — its product is MSKEDSLEFMGEVTELLSNAMFRVKLDNDHEIIAHTSGRMRKNRIRVLKGDRVTVEMTPYDLDKGRITFRFK
- a CDS encoding amino acid ABC transporter permease, which translates into the protein MNTERDPRPGDALSHIEEPVSVYPSSPQMRSMHVLGWARQNLFSSTSNTIMTLLCLGLLVQIVPGLLNWAFVNAIWSSATPDACKVSGAGACWAVIEQKHRFILFGLYPYEEHWRPITATVLFIIALAVTCNPRFWGPTLALVWVVTLPLCAILMWGGILGMTRVSNDRWGGLPLTLLLSVIGIGLAFPIGVLAALGRRSELPIIKSISVIYIELIRGVPLISVLFMASVMLPLFLPEGTTIDKLLRALVGITLFTGAYLAEAIRGGLQSLPRGQYEAADALGLGYWQKTRLIILPQAIRIVIPPLVNQFISMFKDTSLVIIIGLYDLLTTAKTAMTDPAWRPFYVEAYVFTALIYFAFSFFMSRYSLYLERHLNTGVRR
- a CDS encoding amino acid ABC transporter permease encodes the protein MSEPGKSRSGGALLNDVRIRGIIAQVLVLGAVSALIAWLVHNTLSNLAALQIATGYGFLEREAAFDISESVIQYSPADTYLRVLAAGLLNTLKVSLIGIILATLIGTLFGIARLSSNWIIARIAGIYVEGLRNIPLLLQLFFWYALITEALPNPKQALQPLEGVFLSNRGIKIPWPVWETGHTIAVVGFFAALVVAFFLNVRATRIQNATGQRPGVLLPALGLMIIFPVLGWLAGGAPTEISTPVLRGFNFRGGANLSPEFTALLTGLTLYTGTFIAEIVRGGISAVPWGQTEAAVALGLKRSRVMRLILLPQALRVIIPPLTSQYLNLVKNSSLAVAIGYPDLVSVANTAINQTGQAVEGVAIIMAVYLTISLSISAFMNWYNSHIALRGGR
- a CDS encoding ATP-binding protein, which produces MPVPDRSSRAVAEPLRRMMNAMQVVPRHSSISNGSFVEAARSMTELAVTSLEVEQAGIWLYNESRSELMCQDMYAPMEEGHGRCAPFQVSLLPDYIHDLDRQRLTILTMPEHRAPLSVMIKAGAISAQSQAHLGAHIYSNGRVIGLFGMTTETPRPTWSAEERAFATYLCDVLGTVWQAKLRREAEEELRLLNESLERQIEERTHQIQVQSALMEAVLNNISRGVGCFDADNQLALCNPQFLKILGLPARCSTIGTPLLSITQSGKSGQDLAPLPQAVQDEKGRYVPFSLALQRHNGHIVELEGIPMPHDIGGTVITCTDMTKRIQVEIEIRDAHHAAQTANAALRKSLEDLQRTQKELVESEKLASLGSLVSGIAHEINTPVGVGLTAASLLDESISELEACYEREDLDSETFENFMSGAKETIRMVLGNIERAAELVRSFKNIATNSSSEEIRKVNLKQHIKDVVVSLTPRIRQSGVRVETDIPDDISLSTHPGPLGQVMTNLVMNALTHAFPEKKDGNTVWIAARQETPGTGMAEITVSDNGTGVSPEHLPRLTEPFFTTKRGSGGTGLGLHIVYNIVTGALGGQMHYSSPPGEGLSFRIILPSLTPHEEGHVP
- a CDS encoding Maf family protein, with the protein product MPSPLVLASASPRRLDLLSRIGLVPAVVDPAEIDETPLKQEGPRPYALRLARAKAEAVAPRHHGAFVLAADTVVACGARILPKAEDADTARRCLSLLSGRRHRVYTGVCVVAPDGRLALRVVQTVVGFAVLSPDRVQQYIDSGEWDGKAGGYAIQGMAEVFVTGLHGSWSNVVGLPLRETDCLLGGLGFRRG